One window of Leifsonia sp. AK011 genomic DNA carries:
- a CDS encoding amidase — MTLRTTPHHRARRLGTVAAGITAIAVALSAGVVPASAVTTVPTAGAEWQIHDSARPGLDTGSIRAINNTRVDGYGNIFVRVAGAGSAPLMNGQMMRGFGLTFDGVSTFSSTVSVPLGDVAVSRRVDLQSASDSARYFDTFTNTSSSPITVDVSFGGALGYGSGNQQGTVAATTDGDTTISPADSWAVVSQPVAAGNRPIGTVLGSPAPFEGAMVRTGNQERNPFETALVTTGHEANFYGFVNTLTIDPGETQSLLRYVYAGTPGPDSVATASTALTALATTPSVEGLSDDELCTVANWDLPSDDCGTSLTLELPPTPAPAPTTTAITYDVVSKSIAELQADMELGVVTSEQITQAYLDRIAAYDDGPFGFHSFITVADDALDQARAADARRAAGETGELLGIPMGIKDIYDTYDMPTTGGSAALEGWTPAKDSYQVAKLREAGAVILGKTNLSEWANSGSRSESGYGQVWNALSPSKTSFGSSGGSAVALAASLTAGAMGTQTGVSLYAPATGSSMTMFRGTDGMASTRGVMPLTYGQDYAGPIARTVTDLAYILNATTGTDPDELLTAEADAHRPEDWTDHLTVDGLQGKRVGFIPGSFVSGFADDTTGATVLASLSELEKAGATLVEMGTPPSAGSAPSVNGWALYISEQESFPFPNSSALKADERVLPYNRGTDNTGGAVVPRPTDEQIQARIDARKLSKDRIAQWMDAADVDFVVYAGFISDIYNNDGNSNQHSSDRATGVPTSNYGVPTVVVPMGANEHGYPMSLQIVGRAWDDAAVLNAGYALEQATQAQLESQYAPRLTVIGEDGEVIPPAAEAPALAHTGGEISEAIVFASALLLGAGLVLALGAARRRHARG, encoded by the coding sequence ATGACCTTGAGAACTACTCCCCATCACCGAGCAAGACGCCTCGGAACCGTCGCTGCCGGCATCACGGCCATCGCCGTAGCCCTGTCCGCCGGTGTTGTCCCGGCGTCCGCAGTGACCACGGTGCCGACCGCTGGCGCAGAATGGCAGATCCACGACAGCGCACGACCCGGACTCGACACCGGGAGCATTCGTGCGATCAACAACACCCGGGTGGACGGGTACGGCAACATCTTCGTCCGCGTCGCGGGAGCCGGATCCGCTCCCCTCATGAACGGCCAGATGATGCGAGGCTTCGGTCTCACCTTCGATGGCGTCTCCACGTTCTCGAGCACCGTCTCCGTTCCGCTCGGCGACGTCGCGGTGTCCCGACGCGTCGATCTGCAGTCCGCGTCCGACTCGGCGCGCTACTTCGACACCTTCACGAACACCTCCAGCTCACCGATCACGGTCGACGTCTCGTTTGGCGGCGCCCTCGGATACGGCTCGGGAAACCAGCAGGGCACCGTCGCGGCAACGACGGACGGTGACACCACCATCTCCCCCGCCGACTCGTGGGCCGTTGTGTCGCAGCCCGTCGCGGCGGGCAATAGGCCGATCGGTACCGTGCTCGGCTCACCGGCCCCCTTCGAGGGAGCGATGGTGCGCACCGGCAACCAGGAGCGCAATCCCTTCGAGACCGCCCTCGTGACGACAGGTCACGAAGCCAACTTCTACGGATTCGTGAACACCCTCACCATCGACCCGGGCGAGACCCAGTCGCTCCTGCGCTACGTCTATGCGGGAACACCGGGACCGGACTCCGTGGCGACGGCGAGCACCGCCCTCACCGCGTTGGCGACCACGCCGAGCGTCGAGGGCCTGTCGGACGACGAGCTGTGCACCGTGGCCAACTGGGACCTGCCATCCGATGACTGCGGCACGTCGCTGACTCTCGAGCTGCCACCGACGCCCGCGCCCGCGCCGACCACGACGGCCATCACGTACGACGTCGTCAGCAAGTCGATCGCCGAGCTGCAGGCCGACATGGAGCTCGGAGTCGTCACATCCGAGCAGATCACGCAGGCCTACCTCGACCGCATCGCGGCCTACGACGACGGGCCCTTCGGGTTCCACTCGTTCATCACCGTGGCGGACGACGCGCTGGATCAGGCACGGGCAGCGGATGCTCGGCGCGCGGCCGGCGAGACCGGAGAGCTCCTCGGCATCCCGATGGGCATCAAGGACATCTACGACACCTACGACATGCCGACAACCGGCGGCTCAGCAGCTCTCGAGGGGTGGACACCCGCCAAGGACTCGTACCAGGTCGCGAAGCTCCGTGAAGCCGGTGCCGTGATCCTCGGTAAGACGAACCTGTCGGAGTGGGCGAACTCGGGTAGCCGCTCGGAGAGCGGATACGGGCAGGTCTGGAACGCGCTCTCGCCGTCGAAGACCTCCTTCGGATCGAGTGGTGGATCCGCCGTCGCCCTCGCCGCGAGCCTCACGGCTGGAGCCATGGGCACGCAGACCGGCGTCTCGCTCTACGCGCCGGCGACGGGTTCGAGCATGACGATGTTCCGCGGAACCGACGGCATGGCGAGCACGCGCGGTGTGATGCCACTGACCTACGGCCAGGACTACGCCGGACCGATCGCCCGCACCGTGACCGATCTCGCCTACATCCTCAACGCCACCACCGGCACCGACCCGGACGAGCTCCTCACGGCCGAGGCCGACGCGCACCGCCCCGAGGACTGGACGGATCACCTCACCGTCGATGGCCTGCAAGGCAAGCGCGTGGGGTTCATCCCCGGCTCGTTCGTTTCGGGCTTCGCTGACGACACCACCGGTGCGACCGTGCTCGCGAGCCTCTCCGAGCTGGAGAAGGCTGGCGCAACGCTCGTCGAGATGGGCACTCCCCCGTCGGCCGGCAGCGCGCCGAGCGTCAACGGCTGGGCGCTGTACATCTCAGAGCAGGAGAGCTTCCCGTTCCCCAACAGCAGCGCCCTCAAGGCCGACGAGCGAGTGCTCCCGTACAACCGCGGAACCGACAACACCGGTGGTGCTGTCGTCCCGCGACCGACCGACGAGCAGATCCAGGCACGCATCGACGCCCGCAAGCTCTCGAAGGACCGCATCGCCCAGTGGATGGATGCCGCGGACGTCGACTTCGTGGTCTACGCGGGCTTCATCTCCGATATCTACAACAACGACGGCAACAGCAACCAGCACTCGTCGGATCGCGCGACCGGGGTTCCCACCTCGAACTACGGCGTGCCGACAGTCGTCGTGCCGATGGGGGCCAACGAGCACGGATACCCGATGTCGCTGCAGATCGTCGGACGAGCATGGGATGACGCGGCCGTCCTGAACGCGGGCTACGCGCTCGAGCAGGCCACCCAGGCCCAGCTCGAGTCACAGTACGCGCCGCGCCTGACGGTGATCGGCGAGGACGGTGAAGTGATTCCGCCCGCGGCCGAGGCACCCGCTCTCGCACACACCGGTGGCGAGATCTCGGAGGCCATCGTCTTCGCGAGTGCACTCCTGCTCGGCGCTGGACTCGTCCTCGCCCTGGGTGCGGCCCGCCGGAGGCACGCACGCGGCTAG
- a CDS encoding glutamate-5-semialdehyde dehydrogenase, protein MPESAVLTSLTDKLAASRVAARALATATTAQKNDALRAISEAVATGAASILPANELDLANGRENGLSVALQDRLRLDESRLASLASAVLEIVALPDPVGDVVRGSSLENGLQLTQVRVPFGVVGAIYEARPNVTIDIAALALKSGNAVVLRGGSAAENTNRVLVSLIQGALKSVGLPVESVQTIDEFGREGATQLMQARGYVDVLIPRGSAQLIDTVVRESKVPVIETGAGVVHVYLDDSADLTTAVEIVHNAKVQRPSVCNALETLLVSEAAAARLLPAVLDRLRASGVTIHADERARSIFPDSVAATEEDWATEYMSLDLAVRVVDGLDDALEHIRDYSTHHTESIITNDLSRAERFLAEVDSAVVMVNASTRFTDGGEFGFGAEVGISTQKLHARGPMGLPELTSTKWIVRGSGQVRA, encoded by the coding sequence ATGCCTGAGTCTGCTGTTCTCACCTCCCTGACTGACAAGCTCGCTGCCTCCCGCGTCGCTGCTCGCGCGCTGGCCACGGCCACGACGGCGCAGAAGAACGACGCGCTGCGGGCGATCTCTGAGGCGGTCGCCACCGGAGCGGCGAGCATCCTGCCGGCCAACGAGCTGGACCTCGCCAACGGGCGCGAGAACGGCCTGAGCGTTGCTCTCCAGGACCGACTTCGTCTCGACGAGTCCCGCCTGGCATCCCTCGCGAGCGCGGTGCTCGAGATCGTGGCGCTTCCCGATCCAGTGGGAGACGTCGTGCGTGGCTCCTCACTCGAGAACGGTCTGCAGCTCACGCAGGTTCGCGTTCCGTTCGGTGTTGTTGGTGCCATCTACGAGGCGCGCCCCAACGTGACCATCGATATCGCGGCGCTCGCGCTCAAGAGCGGCAATGCCGTGGTGTTGCGCGGAGGTTCGGCTGCCGAGAACACCAACCGCGTGCTCGTCTCCCTCATCCAGGGTGCGCTCAAGTCCGTTGGCCTCCCGGTGGAGTCCGTCCAGACCATCGACGAGTTCGGGCGCGAGGGTGCGACCCAGCTCATGCAGGCCCGCGGATACGTGGACGTGCTGATCCCACGAGGCAGCGCCCAGCTCATCGACACGGTTGTTCGCGAGTCGAAGGTCCCCGTGATCGAGACGGGCGCGGGCGTCGTGCATGTGTACCTGGATGACTCGGCCGACCTCACGACGGCCGTCGAAATCGTGCACAACGCGAAGGTGCAGCGTCCGAGTGTCTGCAACGCGCTCGAGACCCTGCTGGTCAGCGAGGCGGCCGCAGCGCGCCTGCTCCCCGCGGTGCTCGACCGTCTCCGCGCCTCGGGCGTGACGATCCACGCCGATGAGCGTGCCCGGTCGATCTTCCCCGATTCGGTTGCCGCCACCGAGGAGGACTGGGCCACCGAGTACATGTCGCTCGACCTCGCGGTTCGCGTCGTGGACGGGCTGGATGACGCGCTCGAGCACATCCGCGACTACTCCACGCACCACACCGAGTCGATCATCACCAACGACCTGTCTCGTGCCGAGCGGTTCCTCGCGGAGGTGGATTCCGCGGTCGTGATGGTGAACGCATCCACCCGTTTCACCGACGGGGGAGAGTTCGGGTTCGGTGCTGAGGTGGGTATCTCCACGCAGAAGCTCCACGCGCGAGGACCGATGGGTCTCCCCGAGCTCACGAGCACCAAGTGGATCGTGCGCGGCAGCGGACAGGTGCGCGCGTAA
- the rsfS gene encoding ribosome silencing factor: protein MTASDHARELLSVAALAADAKQGEDLVALDVSGPLPLTDVFLLVTGRNERNVQAIASEIEDKLLEIGAKPLRREGRAEGRWILLDFGDLVVHVFHEEDRMYYSLERLWKDCPAIPITLPVAPTVD from the coding sequence GTGACTGCATCCGACCACGCCCGCGAACTCCTCTCGGTGGCGGCTCTCGCTGCCGACGCGAAACAGGGCGAGGACCTCGTCGCACTCGATGTGTCAGGGCCGCTTCCGCTGACCGACGTCTTCCTTCTCGTGACGGGGCGCAATGAGCGCAACGTCCAGGCGATCGCCTCGGAGATCGAGGACAAGCTTCTCGAGATCGGCGCCAAGCCACTCCGCCGTGAGGGACGCGCAGAGGGGCGTTGGATCCTCCTCGACTTCGGCGACCTCGTTGTGCACGTCTTCCACGAGGAGGACCGCATGTACTACTCGCTCGAGCGTCTGTGGAAGGACTGCCCGGCCATCCCGATCACCCTGCCCGTCGCGCCGACGGTCGACTAG
- the nadD gene encoding nicotinate-nucleotide adenylyltransferase: MTEQAQRRARIGIMGGTFDPIHNGHLVAASEVQSSFDLDEVIFVPTGQPWMKPEVTEGEHRYLMTVIATAANPRFTVSRVDIERKGPTYTVDTLRDIRAARPDADLFFITGADAVAQILEWKDVDEVWNLAHFIAVSRPGHPLTISGLPEQGVSSLEVPALAISSTDCRSRVSRGFPVWYLVPDGVVQYIAKHHLYRSSR, encoded by the coding sequence ATGACTGAGCAAGCGCAGCGTCGCGCCCGCATCGGAATCATGGGCGGAACCTTCGATCCGATTCACAACGGCCACCTGGTCGCCGCGAGCGAGGTCCAGTCGAGCTTCGACCTCGACGAGGTCATCTTCGTTCCCACCGGCCAACCGTGGATGAAACCCGAGGTCACCGAGGGCGAGCATCGCTACCTCATGACGGTGATCGCCACGGCGGCCAACCCGCGCTTCACCGTGAGTCGCGTCGACATCGAGCGCAAAGGCCCTACGTACACGGTCGATACGCTCCGTGACATCCGCGCGGCCCGACCCGACGCCGACCTCTTCTTCATCACGGGCGCGGACGCCGTCGCCCAGATCCTCGAGTGGAAAGACGTCGATGAGGTCTGGAATCTCGCGCATTTCATAGCAGTTTCACGGCCAGGGCACCCCCTCACCATTAGCGGTTTACCAGAGCAGGGCGTAAGCTCGTTGGAAGTGCCGGCGTTGGCGATATCCTCCACGGATTGTCGAAGCAGGGTCAGTCGGGGCTTCCCGGTCTGGTATTTGGTACCTGATGGTGTCGTCCAATACATCGCCAAGCACCACTTGTATCGGAGCAGCAGATGA
- the budA gene encoding acetolactate decarboxylase, whose translation MPTGDLRPRPGKGVQQFSFVDALVAGLYEGAFSAADVAAAGDLGVGCGDALDGELVLVDGRMVLCRANGTVQDVAADERLPFAEVVVFEPTFSHEVAGLGEKQFEDLIESLVPSNNLFYALRVEASFDRMTVREAVRQQAPYRGLAEAVKDQRETTVGETSGTMVGFKGPDVFQGLSVADFHLHYLDNAGTFGGHVLDFDLVSGVVSMEAYSTFVLKLPEVESYLAAELDDISADADIRAAEGS comes from the coding sequence GTGCCGACGGGAGACCTGCGGCCGCGCCCCGGCAAGGGCGTGCAGCAGTTCTCCTTTGTCGACGCCCTCGTCGCGGGCCTCTACGAGGGCGCCTTCTCGGCGGCGGATGTCGCGGCCGCTGGTGACCTCGGAGTCGGCTGCGGTGACGCCCTCGACGGAGAACTCGTGCTTGTCGACGGTCGCATGGTGCTGTGCCGCGCCAACGGCACGGTGCAGGACGTCGCTGCCGACGAACGCCTGCCGTTCGCCGAGGTCGTCGTCTTCGAGCCCACCTTCAGCCACGAGGTCGCAGGTCTCGGCGAGAAGCAGTTCGAGGACCTCATCGAGTCGCTGGTGCCGAGCAACAATCTCTTTTATGCGCTCCGGGTGGAGGCATCCTTCGATCGGATGACGGTGCGCGAGGCCGTGCGCCAGCAGGCGCCGTACCGGGGGCTCGCGGAGGCGGTGAAGGATCAGCGTGAGACAACGGTGGGGGAGACATCCGGCACCATGGTGGGGTTCAAGGGCCCCGATGTCTTCCAGGGGCTGAGTGTCGCGGACTTCCACCTGCACTATCTCGACAACGCTGGCACGTTCGGCGGTCACGTGCTCGACTTCGACCTCGTGTCGGGTGTGGTCTCGATGGAGGCCTACTCGACCTTCGTGCTGAAGCTGCCGGAGGTGGAGTCCTATCTTGCGGCTGAGCTCGACGACATCTCGGCCGATGCCGACATCCGGGCGGCCGAGGGCTCCTGA
- the proB gene encoding glutamate 5-kinase has protein sequence MAEVRNPADVANARRIVVKVGSSSVSGPNVSQIGPLVDALAAAHARGAEVILVSSGAIATGIPYLKLDSRPTDLATQQAAAAVGQNVLIFRYQHSLDRYGIVAGQILLTAGDMENPTHRSNAQRAVERLLGLRILPIVNENDTVATQEIRFGDNDRLAAMVSILVSADVLVLLSDIDALYTRPPGEPGATRIDRVPFDDDLAGVTFGDIGVAGVGTGGAGTKVAAAKLAAAAGIPTLLAATGVVAGALAGTESGTWFEAAPVVDSSHA, from the coding sequence ATGGCTGAGGTTCGCAACCCCGCGGATGTCGCGAACGCGCGCCGTATCGTCGTGAAAGTCGGCTCGTCCTCCGTCAGCGGCCCGAATGTGTCGCAGATCGGTCCGCTGGTCGATGCGTTGGCTGCAGCGCACGCGCGGGGTGCCGAGGTGATACTCGTGTCGTCCGGTGCTATTGCCACGGGCATCCCCTATCTCAAGCTCGACTCTCGACCGACTGACCTCGCCACCCAGCAAGCCGCAGCCGCCGTGGGCCAGAACGTCCTCATCTTCCGCTACCAGCACAGCCTCGACCGGTACGGAATCGTGGCCGGCCAGATCCTGCTGACGGCGGGGGACATGGAGAACCCGACCCACCGCAGCAACGCTCAGCGTGCGGTGGAGCGGCTGCTCGGCCTGCGGATCCTGCCGATCGTCAACGAGAACGACACGGTGGCAACGCAGGAGATCCGCTTCGGTGACAACGATCGCCTTGCGGCCATGGTCTCGATCCTCGTGAGCGCGGACGTGTTGGTCCTGTTGAGCGATATCGACGCGCTGTACACGAGGCCTCCGGGGGAGCCTGGCGCGACCCGCATCGATCGTGTGCCGTTCGATGACGACCTCGCGGGCGTGACCTTCGGCGACATCGGAGTAGCAGGCGTGGGTACGGGCGGGGCAGGCACGAAGGTCGCAGCGGCCAAGCTCGCCGCGGCCGCAGGCATCCCAACGCTCCTGGCGGCAACGGGCGTGGTCGCGGGAGCCCTCGCGGGCACGGAATCCGGCACCTGGTTTGAGGCCGCTCCGGTCGTAGACTCTTCGCATGCCTGA
- a CDS encoding DUF4870 domain-containing protein yields MTNTTNPYANPVSSAPLLSPAEEKQWAVLTHVLSIFFGIISAAVFFFLFRNRGPFVRHHTTTEWNFQLTVLIISAVFFALCFVSFFVSFASGMAGSTSMPPGMALFFVGYFMIFITRIVAAVLGIRAAVLTNRGEFYSYPAFRFAR; encoded by the coding sequence GTGACCAACACGACTAACCCCTACGCCAACCCCGTCAGCTCAGCGCCCCTGCTCAGCCCAGCCGAGGAGAAACAGTGGGCGGTGCTGACGCACGTACTGAGCATCTTCTTCGGGATCATCTCGGCCGCGGTGTTCTTCTTCCTTTTTCGCAATCGCGGACCCTTCGTACGCCACCACACCACGACCGAGTGGAACTTCCAGCTGACGGTGCTCATCATTAGCGCTGTGTTCTTCGCGCTGTGCTTTGTTTCGTTCTTCGTCTCGTTCGCAAGTGGCATGGCTGGCAGCACGTCGATGCCGCCCGGCATGGCACTGTTCTTCGTCGGTTACTTTATGATCTTCATCACGCGCATCGTCGCGGCCGTCCTGGGAATCCGGGCGGCGGTGCTCACGAACCGGGGCGAGTTCTACTCCTACCCGGCGTTCCGGTTCGCTCGGTAG